The DNA sequence AGCGGAGACAGAAGAGGCTTTCTTCGATCCGATCGAGAGAGCTGTCGAAGATATAGCCGCAGGGCGAATGGTCATCGTGACCGACGACGAGAGCCGGGAGAACGAGGGTGACCTTGTCCTTGCGGCGTCAAAGGCCTCTCCTGAGTCTATCAATCAAATGATCCAGGAAGCCGGGGGCTTGATCTGTGTCCCGACGCTCAGCCACCAGTTAACGAAGCTTGGGATCAACCAGATGGTGGTGGATAACCGCGAAAGCCACCGAACTGACTTTTCCGTATCAGTCGATGCAGCAGAAGGAATATCTACGGGAATCAGTGCCTATGATCGAGCGAGAACGATCCGTATTTTGGCAAATCCCGAAGCGACCCCTGAGATGCTCGTGCAGCCCGGACACATCTTCCCGCTTCGCGCCCGGCCTGGCGGCGTGCTCCAACGGGCGGGTCACACCGAGGCTGCAGTGGATTTAGCGACCTTGGCAGGACTTCATCCAAGTGGCGTTATCTGTGAGATCCTCAACAAGGATGGGTCGATGGCTCGTCTTCCGGAACTAGTGACGTTTAAACAAAAATACGGTTTACGAATGATCTCCATCGCCCAGTTAATTGAGTACCGCCACAAGCGCGAAAAGCTGGTTGAAGAGATCGGAACTCGGGTCTTAAAGACCGAGTTTGGAAATTTCGACTTACACCTGTTCCGTAGCGTCCTTGACGGTCGAACCCACATTGCTCTCTCGTTCGGAAATCTTGGACCCGAGCCCACTTTGGTGCGGATACAAGGGGAGAACCTTCTCTCTGACGTATTTGGTGCCAGTTTTCGCGAGAACCTCGTCCGTCCAGCGATGCAGAGAATCGCTAAAGAGGGGCGCGGGGCCGTTGTTTACATTGAACAGTCTCATGGAGGAATTCACCTCGATCCTTCCACTGGTAAGCTTTCAGAGGGAGAAGAATTCAAGGCGGCTCCCATGGACTTTAGGGATTACGGAATTGGAGCACAGATTTTGGTGGAGCTTGGGTTGCGGGAGATCCGCTTATTGACTTCCCGACCTCGAAAAGCGATTGCACTGGAAGGATATAATCTGGAAATTATCGAGCAGATCGAAGTAGTGGACCCAGAGGAATTACAATGAGTCGAAATTCTGGAAAAGAAGACACTTTACTGGACGGTTCAGACCTTCGGATCGGGATCGTTGCGGCTCTATACAATAAAGATAAGGTCGATCGATTGATTGAGCTTGTAGTTGCGGAGCTAAAGTCTCTTGGAGTGATCGAAGAGCATATCCGTTTGGAGCGGGTGCCCGGGTCGATGGAAATTCCGTATGCGACCGCCCGTTTAGCCAGGCACTCGGGTTGCGAAGCGATCATCGGCCTTGGCGTGGTAATTGCCGGTGCAACCAGTCACCACGATGTCATTGGATACAGCACAGCGATTTCTCTCCAAAAAATCTCCATTGATTTTGAGCGTCCGGTCATCAACGGGATACTTGTTGTCGACTCAGAAGAACAAGCTACCGAGAGACTGGGAGCAGGCATCAACCGCGGAGCAGAATTTGCGAAGGCGGCAGTCTCTCTAGCAAATCTAGGGTAGTCGCCGGGATCCGGGTGTGATTTTGATTCGGTGGCGCCTGCGCGTCTTTGCATGAGCACTCATCCAAATCCAAAATCCTCACGCCCGCCAGCATATGCAGGCTCAAGACGCTAAGACGCTAAGATGAAGGAAAACTCAATTGGCAGAGAGGTCGTTGATGCGGCTGTGAAAGTTCATTCCAAACTCGGACCTGGTTTATTTGAATCAGTCTACGAAACTGTCCTCTCTTACGAACTCGAAAAGCGGGGTTTGTCCATTGATCGACAGGTGATCGTTCCGATATCCTACGATGATCTCACCTTCAGTGAGGGATTTCGGGCTGATATAGTCGTCAATGGGGTGGTTATTTTAGAGCTGAAGTCGGTGGAGCAGCTCACAAAATCACATCACAAACAGCTTTTTACCTATCTAAAACTTATGAACTTGAAATTGGGTTACCTTTTGAATTTTGGAGCCGCTTTGATGAAGGACGGTTTGGTCCGAATTGTTAATGATCTACCTGAGTGATTCCTTCGCGTCTCTGCGTCTTTGCGTGAGGTTCTCTCCAAAAGTAGTGTTCATTCTACCTGTTCCCCTACTTGCTTCCCGCGATCAAGATCGCTAAGACCAATTCCCATGGAAGAAGGAACGGAGCAAAAAACAGCCGAAACGAAAAAGGTGTCCCGACGGCACTTGAATCGTGTCGCCGCGATGCAGTTTCTTTATCTCTTTGAATCCAATCGCGAAGAAAACCTGAATGATCTGGTCCTCAGTTTTTTCGATCACCAGGAGAAAGACCGCGAGTATTACGCTTTTGGGGAGGAGCTCATACAGGGAACAATTGAGAACCTCCCAGAGATCGATGAGAAGATTCAGTCGACGGCAAACAATTGGACTCTGGATCGGATCGCTCGGGTGGACCTCGCGATTCTAAGAGTGGCGTGTTTCGAGTTGCTTCATCGCCCGGATGTTCCGCCGGTTGTCTCAATTAACGAAGCGATTGATCTGGGCAAAGAGTATTCAAATGAGGAAAGTAGGCGGTTTCTCAACGGTATCCTTGACCGGATGTCCAAGGAGCTGCATCGGCCGCTAAGGGATGCCGAGTAATCCTATGACTTCAGGAAAACCGAGTCTGTTCCAGCGGTTTCGGAAAGGTCTTCAGCGAACAACCGAAGGCTTTACGGAAAAAGTTGGCGGTGTCTTTAGTCGGGCCAAAATAGACGATGATGACATCGACCTCATCGAGGAAACCCTTTTTTCTGCCGACTTTGGTGTGGAGACTACCGAGGAAGTTGTTGAAGCAATCCGTAAAGGATATCGTAAAAACAAGGATCTGCGTGGAAAGGAGGCAGCGGAAATCGGTTCGCGCATCCTCGAAGAAGTCCTCGTCGGCTCAGAAGGCACCTTTTACCCTCACGAGCCCCACCCTTCGGTGATCGCACTCGTCGGGGTCAATGGCTCTGGAAAAACCACGACTTCGGCAAAGCTAGCGTGGCATTACAAGCAGTCGGGCCACTCGGTTTTGGTCGGAGCCTGCGACACTTTTCGCGCAGCCGCCAATGAACAACTCAAAGTTTGGAGTGGTCGTCTAGGGATTGACGTGGTCGAAAGCCATCAAGGTGCCGATCCTGCTGCAGTAGCCTTTGATAGCTTTAGCGCCGCTGAGAAACGCGACACTGACCTTCTCGTTCTAGACACCGCTGGGCGCCTTCACACGAAATCGAATCTAATGGAGGAACTGAAGAAAGTGCGGCGAGTCTTGGACAAGAAGAGACCTGGATCACCCGAAGAGCGATGGCTGGTCATCGACGGCAGCCATGGGAGCAACTCCGTTCAGCAGGCACGAATCTTTCATGAAGCGTTTGATTTAACCGGGATAGTCATCACCAAGCTCGATG is a window from the Verrucomicrobiota bacterium genome containing:
- the ribH gene encoding 6,7-dimethyl-8-ribityllumazine synthase, coding for MSRNSGKEDTLLDGSDLRIGIVAALYNKDKVDRLIELVVAELKSLGVIEEHIRLERVPGSMEIPYATARLARHSGCEAIIGLGVVIAGATSHHDVIGYSTAISLQKISIDFERPVINGILVVDSEEQATERLGAGINRGAEFAKAAVSLANLG
- a CDS encoding GxxExxY protein, coding for MKENSIGREVVDAAVKVHSKLGPGLFESVYETVLSYELEKRGLSIDRQVIVPISYDDLTFSEGFRADIVVNGVVILELKSVEQLTKSHHKQLFTYLKLMNLKLGYLLNFGAALMKDGLVRIVNDLPE
- the nusB gene encoding transcription antitermination factor NusB, with product MEEGTEQKTAETKKVSRRHLNRVAAMQFLYLFESNREENLNDLVLSFFDHQEKDREYYAFGEELIQGTIENLPEIDEKIQSTANNWTLDRIARVDLAILRVACFELLHRPDVPPVVSINEAIDLGKEYSNEESRRFLNGILDRMSKELHRPLRDAE
- the ribB gene encoding 3,4-dihydroxy-2-butanone-4-phosphate synthase, with the protein product MPTEAETEEAFFDPIERAVEDIAAGRMVIVTDDESRENEGDLVLAASKASPESINQMIQEAGGLICVPTLSHQLTKLGINQMVVDNRESHRTDFSVSVDAAEGISTGISAYDRARTIRILANPEATPEMLVQPGHIFPLRARPGGVLQRAGHTEAAVDLATLAGLHPSGVICEILNKDGSMARLPELVTFKQKYGLRMISIAQLIEYRHKREKLVEEIGTRVLKTEFGNFDLHLFRSVLDGRTHIALSFGNLGPEPTLVRIQGENLLSDVFGASFRENLVRPAMQRIAKEGRGAVVYIEQSHGGIHLDPSTGKLSEGEEFKAAPMDFRDYGIGAQILVELGLREIRLLTSRPRKAIALEGYNLEIIEQIEVVDPEELQ
- the ftsY gene encoding signal recognition particle-docking protein FtsY, translating into MTSGKPSLFQRFRKGLQRTTEGFTEKVGGVFSRAKIDDDDIDLIEETLFSADFGVETTEEVVEAIRKGYRKNKDLRGKEAAEIGSRILEEVLVGSEGTFYPHEPHPSVIALVGVNGSGKTTTSAKLAWHYKQSGHSVLVGACDTFRAAANEQLKVWSGRLGIDVVESHQGADPAAVAFDSFSAAEKRDTDLLVLDTAGRLHTKSNLMEELKKVRRVLDKKRPGSPEERWLVIDGSHGSNSVQQARIFHEAFDLTGIVITKLDGTSRGGGLVGIYRELKLPIQFVGLGEQPEDLQRFSAKDYAEAVFGVQSE